A window from Pseudooceanicola algae encodes these proteins:
- a CDS encoding helicase-related protein, translating into MSAQARVTAVLGPTNTGKTHYAIDRMLGYRSGVIGLPLRLLAREVYDKIVAARGPSVVALVTGEERIVPPRTQYWVCTVEAMPEGMGCDFLAIDEIQLCADPERGHVFTDRLLRARGQKETLFLGAETMRGVIAELVPGASFLKRERMSQLGYTGSRKISRMPARSAVVGFSVDNIYAMAELIRRQKGGAAVVMGALSPRTRNAQVELYQNGDVDYLVATDAIGMGLNLDVKHVAFSSLTKFDGRGMRMLAPNELAQIAGRAGRGMSDGTFGVTGEASPLDEEVIEAITEHRFTPIRKLQWRNHKLNFGGITSLIDSLERPPAHERLLRARDADDILALKNMASDAEVSARASDPASVRLLWDVCRIPDFRGISHSEHASLLMRIFGFLHESGQVPDDWLATQVKRIDRVDGDIDALSKRLAFIRTWTYVAQRKDWLRDESHWRGETRGVEDRLSDALHARLTQRFVDRRTSVLLRRLKQKEALLAEVSETGEVTVEGEFVGRLEGFRFRQDKEASGQEAKTLRQASLQALVPHFNLRADRFYNAPDTEIDFTEQGGLMWGDQAVGKLAKGDEPLKPQIVAFVDDEAGPDVAQKVQRRLQHFIDRKIAALFEPLLNLGRDEALSGLARGFAFRLVEALGILPRGEVADDVKALDQEARGALRKHGVRFGQYTIFQPLLLKPAPTRLRLVLWSLARDLQEFPEAPPPGLVTVVAQKSLPQGYYAMAGYRAAGERAIRIDMLERLADMLRPEDSRAGFEAKADMLSITGMTLEQFADLMQGLGYKAEKGERAKVKPEAATPEAAKADTTEAESEKPDTEQAEEGSTDPVAEAGAETDPVAATETPVSDADAAKPEAEVAQAEPAAEAPAEAEAPAETSDAIADATSVPAEEPEAETFFTFTWGGRAARQNRDRGNRRNDGKPQARGQKTGGDKSAGQGGDRQGGDKASGDRGRDNRSKGKPRKPGGKPQGGNKAKVFESAPPKKKDRIDPDNPFAAALMGLKDKS; encoded by the coding sequence ATGTCGGCACAGGCCCGCGTGACGGCCGTGCTTGGCCCGACCAACACCGGCAAGACCCATTATGCGATCGACAGGATGCTGGGCTATCGTTCCGGCGTCATCGGCTTGCCGCTACGCTTGCTGGCGCGCGAGGTTTACGACAAGATCGTCGCGGCGCGGGGGCCTTCGGTCGTGGCGCTGGTCACCGGCGAGGAACGGATCGTTCCGCCGCGCACCCAGTATTGGGTCTGCACCGTCGAAGCCATGCCCGAAGGGATGGGCTGCGATTTTCTGGCGATCGACGAGATCCAGCTTTGCGCTGATCCCGAGCGCGGCCATGTCTTCACCGACCGGTTGCTGCGGGCACGCGGACAGAAGGAGACCCTGTTCCTCGGGGCCGAGACCATGCGCGGCGTCATCGCGGAACTGGTCCCCGGGGCCTCTTTCCTGAAACGAGAGCGGATGTCGCAGCTTGGCTATACCGGGTCGCGCAAGATTTCGCGCATGCCGGCGCGCAGCGCGGTCGTCGGATTCTCGGTCGACAACATCTATGCCATGGCCGAACTGATCCGGCGCCAGAAGGGCGGCGCGGCGGTCGTCATGGGCGCGCTGTCGCCCCGCACCCGCAATGCCCAGGTCGAACTATATCAGAACGGTGATGTCGATTACCTGGTGGCCACCGATGCGATCGGCATGGGGCTGAACCTTGATGTCAAACATGTCGCCTTTTCGTCGCTGACGAAATTCGATGGCCGCGGGATGCGCATGTTGGCCCCCAACGAACTGGCCCAGATCGCCGGGCGCGCGGGCCGGGGCATGAGCGACGGCACCTTCGGCGTCACCGGCGAAGCCTCGCCCCTGGACGAGGAGGTGATCGAGGCGATCACCGAGCACCGCTTTACCCCGATCCGCAAGTTGCAGTGGCGCAACCACAAGCTCAACTTCGGGGGAATCACATCGCTGATCGACTCGCTGGAACGGCCCCCGGCGCATGAGCGATTGCTGCGCGCCCGCGATGCGGATGACATTCTGGCGCTCAAGAACATGGCGTCGGATGCCGAAGTCAGCGCCCGTGCCAGCGATCCGGCGTCTGTCCGCCTGCTTTGGGACGTCTGCCGCATTCCCGATTTCCGGGGAATCAGTCATAGTGAACACGCCTCCCTTTTGATGCGGATCTTCGGTTTCCTGCACGAATCGGGGCAGGTGCCGGACGATTGGCTTGCCACGCAGGTTAAGCGCATCGACCGGGTCGACGGAGATATCGATGCGCTGTCCAAGCGGCTGGCCTTCATCCGCACCTGGACCTATGTCGCACAGCGCAAAGACTGGCTGCGTGACGAAAGTCATTGGCGCGGCGAAACGCGCGGGGTAGAAGACCGCTTGTCGGACGCGCTTCATGCGCGTCTCACCCAAAGATTTGTGGACCGGCGCACCAGCGTGTTGTTGCGGCGGCTCAAGCAGAAGGAGGCCCTCTTGGCCGAAGTTAGTGAGACCGGAGAGGTCACCGTCGAAGGCGAATTCGTAGGCCGTCTGGAAGGCTTCCGGTTCCGTCAGGACAAGGAGGCCTCCGGACAGGAGGCCAAGACGCTGCGCCAGGCAAGCCTTCAGGCTTTGGTGCCGCATTTCAACCTGCGCGCGGACCGTTTCTACAACGCCCCCGACACCGAGATCGACTTTACCGAGCAGGGGGGCCTCATGTGGGGCGACCAGGCGGTCGGAAAGCTGGCCAAGGGCGACGAGCCCCTGAAGCCGCAGATCGTGGCCTTCGTCGATGACGAAGCCGGTCCCGACGTGGCTCAGAAGGTGCAGCGCCGCCTGCAGCACTTCATCGACCGCAAGATTGCCGCGCTGTTCGAACCGCTGCTGAATCTAGGCCGTGACGAGGCCCTTTCGGGTCTGGCGCGCGGCTTTGCCTTCCGGCTGGTCGAAGCGCTCGGCATCCTGCCGCGTGGCGAGGTGGCCGATGACGTGAAGGCGCTGGATCAGGAAGCCCGGGGCGCGCTGCGCAAGCATGGCGTGCGTTTCGGTCAGTACACGATCTTCCAGCCGCTGCTGCTGAAGCCCGCGCCGACGCGCCTGCGCCTGGTGCTCTGGTCGCTGGCCCGTGATCTGCAGGAATTCCCCGAAGCGCCGCCCCCCGGTCTGGTGACCGTCGTGGCGCAGAAATCCCTGCCGCAGGGCTATTACGCCATGGCCGGCTACCGTGCCGCCGGCGAACGGGCGATCCGCATCGACATGCTGGAACGTCTGGCCGACATGCTGCGTCCCGAAGACAGCCGGGCTGGTTTCGAAGCCAAGGCCGATATGCTGTCGATCACCGGCATGACGCTGGAACAATTCGCCGACCTCATGCAGGGTCTTGGCTACAAGGCCGAAAAGGGCGAGCGGGCCAAGGTGAAACCCGAGGCTGCGACGCCCGAGGCCGCCAAAGCCGACACGACCGAAGCGGAATCGGAAAAGCCTGACACGGAACAAGCCGAAGAAGGTTCGACTGATCCGGTTGCGGAAGCTGGCGCTGAGACGGACCCGGTTGCTGCGACGGAAACACCTGTTTCCGATGCCGATGCCGCGAAGCCCGAAGCGGAAGTTGCGCAAGCAGAGCCCGCCGCCGAAGCCCCCGCAGAGGCCGAGGCCCCTGCGGAGACGAGCGACGCCATTGCCGATGCGACCTCTGTTCCAGCTGAGGAGCCCGAAGCCGAGACCTTCTTTACCTTCACCTGGGGTGGACGGGCGGCGCGGCAGAACCGGGATCGCGGCAATCGCCGCAATGACGGCAAGCCGCAGGCGCGTGGTCAGAAAACCGGCGGCGACAAATCCGCAGGTCAGGGTGGCGATCGGCAGGGGGGCGACAAGGCGTCCGGCGATCGCGGGCGCGACAACCGCTCCAAGGGCAAGCCGCGCAAACCCGGTGGCAAGCCGCAGGGTGGCAACAAGGCCAAGGTCTTTGAATCCGCTCCGCCGAAGAAGAAGGATCGGATCGACCCCGACAACCCCTTCGCCGCGGCGCTGATGGGGCTGAAAGACAAGAGCTGA
- a CDS encoding CarD family transcriptional regulator: protein MTKTKKSEFRPNEYVVYPAHGVGQIMSIESQEIAGIELELFVISFEKDKMTLRVPTHKATEVGMRSLSSPDVVSRAMTTLKGKAKVKRAMWSRRAQEYEQKINSGDLIAIAEVVRDLHRSDDQREQSYSERQLYEAALERLTREVAAVAGGDEVAAARQVDEVLVSRAA from the coding sequence ATGACCAAAACGAAGAAATCCGAGTTTCGCCCGAACGAATATGTTGTCTACCCGGCCCATGGTGTGGGTCAGATCATGTCCATCGAAAGCCAGGAAATCGCTGGTATCGAACTGGAATTGTTCGTGATCTCCTTCGAAAAAGACAAGATGACCCTGCGCGTCCCCACCCACAAGGCGACCGAGGTGGGCATGCGCTCGCTTTCCAGCCCGGATGTGGTCAGCCGCGCCATGACGACCCTGAAAGGCAAGGCCAAGGTCAAGCGGGCCATGTGGTCGCGCCGTGCCCAGGAATACGAACAGAAGATCAACTCCGGTGACCTGATCGCCATCGCCGAAGTCGTGCGCGACCTGCACCGCAGCGACGATCAGCGCGAACAAAGCTATTCCGAACGTCAGCTTTACGAAGCCGCGCTGGAACGCCTGACCCGCGAAGTGGCTGCCGTTGCCGGTGGCGACGAAGTGGCCGCAGCCCGTCAGGTTGACGAAGTGTTGGTCAGCCGCGCCGCCTGA
- the pilP gene encoding type IV pilus biogenesis protein PilP, whose amino-acid sequence MRPDLALKFSETGLELLRRDDAGWLSVGRADFDAAGFDVKVAGLLRRAEAAGSGPSRSKVVIPENQVRYFSVPTSAEETEAPDEGAQARAALVGATPYAAEDLVIDWVRDGATLKIAAVARETLAEAETFAARWGFMPVAFVAAPEDPAAFPREPFFGPTSLAAGLLGETPVEGDESPLPRITEDLPPPPEAATIATSPAPSKTAALAADAPPAPQVQPVSPTRPAQAPVEASVTPVATQAAEPETSEPAKTEPIGPETIGPETIDNAAPATGPADSVPAETPTPSAPYAPRVVPQPDSEKDRMTIFGAREVEKKKNRLLPMLVIAAALLLCAAGAWALLSGAPLAIFDEPEQLSTLQPEPNVSPEASDGITPEIGAPPEAPSGDLPRQTLPEARTTAPEAQSPAPETPGTLANAPAPTAPGTPPQPSVPAAPFTEPPARAAPATPVEAAARYAATGIWQRAPMPSIAPPGSTLDAPDIAVVAAVEHPPVVTGALPDPLAVPTPEAALQEPPLPPAADQSFALDDRGLVIATPDGAVSPAGHMVYLGRPDKVPPARSVPEVPEHQTDPATSADADRDPEDPAFDGPETQVAESPLGDVRPKARPNDFLPEPEAEELADAEPDADEPELAVPTIFAIRPHARPRDFETQIAAARAAAAAAEATAVAVAPTQTTTPPSPSQDSVTRVATDKRALNLKDLNLIGIMGKSSDRSALIRMPNGRILKVKVGDRLDGGRVAAISEDQLRYVKSNRNLLLEMP is encoded by the coding sequence ATGCGCCCTGACCTTGCTCTGAAATTCTCTGAAACCGGCCTTGAGCTTCTGCGTCGCGACGACGCGGGATGGCTCAGCGTGGGCCGCGCCGACTTTGACGCCGCGGGCTTTGACGTCAAGGTCGCCGGCCTGTTGCGCCGTGCCGAGGCCGCCGGGTCCGGTCCGTCACGCAGCAAGGTCGTGATACCGGAAAACCAGGTGCGCTACTTCTCTGTCCCCACCAGCGCAGAGGAAACCGAGGCCCCTGACGAGGGCGCGCAGGCCCGCGCGGCGCTGGTCGGGGCGACCCCCTATGCCGCCGAGGACCTTGTGATCGACTGGGTCCGCGACGGCGCGACCCTGAAGATCGCCGCCGTGGCCCGCGAAACCCTGGCCGAGGCGGAAACCTTCGCGGCCCGCTGGGGCTTTATGCCGGTAGCCTTCGTCGCCGCACCCGAAGATCCCGCCGCCTTCCCGCGAGAGCCGTTTTTCGGCCCCACCAGCCTGGCGGCCGGGCTTCTGGGCGAGACCCCGGTGGAGGGCGACGAAAGTCCCCTGCCCCGGATCACCGAAGACCTGCCCCCCCCGCCCGAGGCGGCGACAATCGCCACCAGTCCGGCGCCGTCGAAAACCGCCGCACTTGCAGCAGACGCGCCGCCCGCGCCACAGGTGCAGCCCGTCTCGCCGACGCGTCCGGCACAGGCCCCTGTGGAAGCGTCCGTGACACCTGTCGCCACCCAAGCGGCTGAACCCGAGACGTCGGAACCAGCCAAGACAGAACCGATTGGGCCCGAAACGATTGGGCCCGAAACGATCGACAATGCTGCCCCCGCAACGGGTCCCGCAGATTCTGTCCCGGCCGAGACACCGACGCCTAGCGCGCCCTATGCCCCCCGCGTGGTGCCGCAGCCGGATAGCGAAAAGGATCGCATGACGATCTTCGGCGCACGCGAGGTCGAAAAGAAGAAAAACCGCCTTCTGCCGATGCTGGTGATCGCTGCGGCTCTGCTTCTGTGCGCCGCCGGGGCCTGGGCCCTGCTCAGCGGTGCGCCGTTGGCGATCTTCGACGAACCAGAGCAGCTGTCGACCCTTCAGCCTGAACCGAACGTGTCGCCGGAAGCATCTGACGGAATCACCCCGGAAATCGGTGCGCCCCCGGAGGCACCTTCAGGGGATCTGCCGCGCCAAACCTTGCCAGAGGCCCGAACGACCGCTCCGGAGGCGCAATCGCCTGCGCCCGAAACGCCCGGCACCCTGGCCAACGCGCCCGCACCGACTGCGCCCGGCACGCCGCCGCAGCCCTCGGTGCCGGCCGCACCCTTTACCGAACCACCCGCCCGCGCCGCGCCTGCCACCCCGGTCGAGGCCGCCGCACGCTACGCCGCGACCGGCATCTGGCAACGCGCGCCCATGCCTAGCATCGCCCCGCCGGGCAGCACGCTGGACGCGCCCGATATCGCTGTCGTCGCGGCTGTGGAACACCCGCCCGTGGTGACCGGTGCCCTGCCCGACCCGCTTGCGGTGCCGACCCCGGAAGCGGCGCTTCAGGAACCACCCCTGCCACCCGCGGCTGATCAAAGCTTTGCGCTGGATGATCGCGGCCTGGTGATTGCGACACCCGACGGGGCGGTCAGTCCGGCAGGGCACATGGTCTACCTAGGCCGCCCGGACAAGGTGCCGCCCGCGCGCTCCGTCCCGGAGGTCCCCGAGCATCAGACCGATCCCGCGACAAGCGCCGACGCGGACCGCGACCCCGAGGACCCGGCCTTCGACGGGCCGGAGACGCAAGTGGCCGAAAGCCCCCTGGGCGATGTCCGCCCCAAGGCCCGCCCGAACGACTTCCTGCCCGAACCGGAGGCCGAAGAGCTGGCCGATGCGGAACCCGATGCCGATGAACCGGAACTGGCCGTTCCGACGATCTTTGCCATCCGCCCCCATGCACGACCCCGGGATTTCGAAACACAGATCGCCGCTGCCCGTGCCGCCGCTGCAGCCGCCGAAGCCACAGCAGTCGCCGTTGCGCCCACGCAGACCACCACCCCGCCGTCCCCGTCGCAGGACAGCGTCACACGCGTGGCGACTGACAAACGTGCGCTGAACCTGAAGGATCTCAACCTGATCGGGATCATGGGAAAAAGCTCTGACCGATCCGCGCTGATCCGGATGCCAAATGGGCGTATCCTGAAGGTGAAGGTCGGCGACCGCCTTGACGGGGGCCGTGTCGCGGCCATCAGCGAGGACCAGTTGAGATACGTGAAATCCAACCGGAACCTTCTGCTGGAAATGCCCTGA
- the fdxA gene encoding ferredoxin FdxA: MTYVVTDNCIACKYTDCVEVCPVDCFYEGENTLVIHPDECIDCGVCEPECPADAIRPDTEPDMEKWVEFNGKYAELWPVIISKKEPMPDAADRDGESGKLEKYFSEAPGEGG; encoded by the coding sequence ATGACCTACGTTGTCACCGATAACTGCATCGCCTGCAAATACACCGACTGCGTCGAAGTCTGCCCGGTGGATTGCTTCTACGAGGGCGAGAACACGCTGGTGATCCACCCCGACGAATGCATTGATTGCGGCGTCTGTGAACCGGAATGCCCGGCCGATGCGATCCGCCCGGATACCGAGCCGGACATGGAAAAGTGGGTCGAGTTCAACGGCAAATATGCCGAACTCTGGCCGGTGATCATCTCCAAGAAAGAACCGATGCCCGATGCTGCCGATCGTGACGGCGAATCCGGCAAGCTGGAAAAGTATTTCTCGGAAGCGCCGGGCGAGGGCGGCTGA
- a CDS encoding tetratricopeptide repeat protein, with product MLYRNFVLAACAAASLLASTGGGLAQGSGQAPATEPEIALMDALADAEPVEARRIVRELGMIWSRSGSPTMDLLLRQGKDALEAGDLPAAVGHLSALIDHAPDFAEGWHLRAQAFFQQEELGLALSDLENAVALNPRNFQAVYGMALILEQTGRVEAAFAGYSAILAIYPAHEEALAGRDRLARGLGGSDI from the coding sequence TTGTTATATCGCAATTTTGTCCTGGCGGCATGTGCCGCTGCGTCACTCCTCGCCTCAACCGGGGGCGGGCTGGCCCAGGGTTCGGGCCAGGCGCCCGCCACTGAACCGGAAATCGCCCTGATGGACGCTCTGGCCGATGCCGAGCCGGTTGAGGCGCGCAGAATCGTGCGCGAACTGGGGATGATCTGGTCGCGATCCGGTTCCCCGACCATGGATCTGCTGTTGCGTCAGGGCAAGGACGCGCTGGAGGCCGGCGATCTGCCGGCCGCTGTCGGTCATCTGTCGGCCCTGATAGACCATGCGCCGGATTTCGCCGAAGGTTGGCACTTGCGCGCGCAGGCCTTCTTCCAGCAAGAGGAACTTGGCCTTGCCTTGTCGGACCTGGAAAACGCCGTTGCCCTCAATCCTCGTAACTTTCAGGCGGTCTACGGCATGGCGCTGATCCTGGAACAGACCGGCCGTGTCGAGGCCGCCTTTGCGGGCTATTCCGCGATCCTGGCGATCTACCCGGCCCATGAAGAGGCCCTTGCCGGAAGGGATCGGCTTGCACGCGGCCTCGGGGGCAGCGATATCTGA
- a CDS encoding RNA-binding S4 domain-containing protein: MDKWLWQARFFKSRGLAASCAIGGHLRINGRHATKAASAVGLGDVLTFTQGDTVRVIRITALGTRRGPAPEAQGLYEDLGPKDPPKKPVPPIARIEGNSRPTKRDRRKLDLDRRGALE; this comes from the coding sequence GTGGACAAATGGCTCTGGCAGGCCCGGTTCTTCAAGAGCCGCGGTCTGGCAGCCAGTTGCGCCATCGGGGGCCATCTGCGGATCAATGGCCGCCATGCCACCAAGGCGGCCTCGGCCGTGGGGCTGGGCGATGTTCTGACATTTACGCAGGGCGACACCGTGCGGGTGATCCGTATCACCGCCCTTGGCACCCGTCGCGGTCCCGCGCCCGAAGCCCAGGGCCTTTACGAAGACCTCGGCCCGAAAGATCCGCCGAAGAAACCCGTTCCACCTATTGCCCGGATCGAGGGCAATTCTCGTCCGACCAAGCGTGACCGAAGGAAACTCGATCTTGATCGCCGTGGGGCGCTTGAATGA
- a CDS encoding adenosylcobinamide-GDP ribazoletransferase, whose amino-acid sequence MTPPDKGPSPVQDLLASLGLLSRLPLPTHVSRGGAAAWAYPLAGAILGALAGMVGLIATGIGLPAEAAALLALLTAVLLTGGLHEDGLADSADGLWGGMTVARRLEIMKDSHIGAYGTMALILGLLARWLALTALFEVGGTEGLAAMFTAGALSRAGITGLMALMPHARPDGLSRSIGPVARGTSALALGLGAVIAILLFGGDAVPAVLAGGVVLWLFARLAKAKIGGQTGDILGAGQQLAEIAVLFALIA is encoded by the coding sequence ATGACCCCACCCGACAAAGGCCCTTCGCCGGTGCAGGACCTGTTGGCCAGCCTCGGGCTGCTCAGTCGCCTGCCGCTGCCCACCCATGTGTCGCGTGGCGGCGCGGCAGCCTGGGCCTATCCGCTGGCCGGGGCAATCCTCGGGGCGCTGGCCGGAATGGTCGGGCTGATCGCCACAGGGATTGGCCTGCCTGCCGAGGCCGCGGCGCTGCTGGCGCTTCTGACCGCGGTCCTGCTGACCGGTGGCCTGCACGAAGACGGTCTGGCCGATAGCGCCGATGGGCTTTGGGGCGGGATGACAGTCGCGCGGCGGCTGGAAATCATGAAGGACAGCCATATAGGCGCCTATGGCACCATGGCGCTGATCCTTGGCCTGCTGGCGCGCTGGCTGGCCCTGACTGCCCTTTTCGAAGTCGGCGGGACCGAAGGTCTGGCGGCTATGTTCACCGCGGGCGCCCTGTCTCGCGCCGGGATCACCGGCCTGATGGCCCTGATGCCGCATGCGCGACCCGATGGCCTGTCCCGCTCGATCGGGCCCGTGGCGCGCGGGACCAGCGCCCTGGCACTTGGGCTGGGTGCGGTCATTGCGATTTTGCTCTTCGGGGGGGATGCCGTACCGGCCGTGCTGGCGGGCGGGGTCGTACTGTGGCTTTTTGCGCGGCTGGCCAAGGCCAAGATCGGTGGTCAGACTGGCGATATCCTCGGGGCCGGACAGCAGTTGGCCGAGATCGCCGTACTTTTCGCGCTGATCGCCTGA
- a CDS encoding monovalent cation:proton antiporter-2 (CPA2) family protein, producing the protein MESFLYQATIYLTAAVIAVPIAARLGLGSVLGYLAAGMLIGPVLHLVGHETHSLQHFAEFGVVMMLFLIGLELEPRALWDMRHKLVGLGGLQVVLTMLAVMGTSMAFGMVWNRALAIGMIFALSSTAIVLQTLSEKGLMQTQGGRSAFAVLLTQDIAVIPMIAFLPLLALSAATGSPQEAAVLTEGVAPGPEIVTAATEAASLIGNLPGWGITLVTLAAVGAIILAGNYLVGPVFRFIHSARLPEMYTALALAILIGTASLMNIVGLSPALGAFLAGVVLANSEFRHELESDIQPFKGLLLGLFFITVGAGIDFAIFLNDPVRIVGIALCVMALKGAILCLLGYIFKLRHRNLVLFTLGLAQAGEFGFVLIAFSRQLEVLPADLAESVLLSITLTMLLTPLFFIIYDLISRRMDETADPTEDEAFEDEGIVIIAGIGRFGQIVNRMVQNSGFKTVILDNDLETIEVMRRFGFKCYFGDPTRPDILHAAGLSKARVLVAAMDDNDAVTKLVKYARSERPELHIIARAYDRSHVYGLFRAGADDIVRETFDSSVRAGRYVLENIGLTNFEAAEAAKIFYQHDRMTMRELAELWDPDTPTKQNAEYIARSNELEKDLEAALLARLSPNEDDAA; encoded by the coding sequence ATGGAAAGTTTCCTCTATCAGGCCACGATCTATCTGACGGCTGCGGTGATCGCGGTGCCGATTGCCGCGCGGCTCGGGCTTGGCTCGGTCCTGGGTTACCTCGCCGCCGGGATGCTGATCGGCCCGGTGCTGCATCTGGTCGGGCACGAGACCCACAGCCTGCAGCATTTTGCCGAATTCGGCGTCGTGATGATGCTGTTCCTGATCGGGCTGGAGCTTGAACCCCGTGCGCTTTGGGATATGCGGCACAAGTTGGTGGGGCTTGGGGGCCTGCAAGTGGTGCTGACCATGCTGGCGGTCATGGGCACCAGCATGGCCTTCGGTATGGTCTGGAACAGGGCGCTGGCGATCGGGATGATCTTTGCGCTGTCCTCGACGGCCATCGTCCTGCAGACGCTTTCGGAAAAGGGGCTGATGCAGACGCAGGGGGGGCGGTCGGCATTTGCGGTGTTGCTGACCCAGGATATCGCGGTGATCCCGATGATCGCCTTCCTGCCCCTGCTCGCGCTCTCTGCCGCCACCGGCAGCCCGCAGGAGGCCGCAGTCCTGACAGAAGGCGTCGCGCCGGGCCCCGAAATCGTCACCGCCGCAACCGAAGCCGCCTCGCTGATCGGCAACCTGCCGGGCTGGGGCATCACCCTGGTGACGCTGGCGGCTGTCGGTGCGATCATCCTGGCCGGGAATTACCTGGTTGGGCCGGTCTTCCGCTTCATTCATTCCGCCCGCCTGCCAGAGATGTACACGGCCCTTGCCCTGGCAATCCTGATCGGCACCGCGTCACTGATGAACATCGTCGGCCTGTCGCCGGCCCTCGGCGCCTTTTTGGCCGGGGTGGTGCTGGCCAACAGCGAATTCCGCCACGAGCTGGAAAGCGACATCCAGCCCTTCAAGGGTCTGCTGCTGGGGCTGTTCTTCATCACGGTCGGCGCCGGGATCGACTTTGCGATCTTCCTCAATGATCCGGTCAGGATCGTCGGTATCGCGCTTTGCGTCATGGCGCTGAAAGGCGCGATCCTCTGTCTGCTCGGCTACATCTTCAAGCTGCGTCACCGCAATCTGGTGCTGTTCACACTGGGACTGGCGCAGGCCGGTGAATTCGGCTTCGTGCTGATTGCCTTCTCGCGCCAGCTTGAGGTGCTGCCTGCGGATCTGGCGGAATCGGTGCTGTTGTCGATCACCCTGACCATGCTGCTGACTCCGTTGTTCTTCATCATCTACGATCTGATTTCACGCCGGATGGACGAAACCGCCGACCCGACCGAGGATGAGGCCTTTGAAGACGAAGGGATCGTCATCATCGCGGGCATCGGCCGTTTCGGGCAGATCGTGAACCGCATGGTGCAGAATTCGGGGTTCAAGACGGTGATCCTGGACAATGACCTGGAAACCATCGAGGTCATGCGCCGCTTCGGCTTCAAATGCTACTTCGGCGACCCGACCCGCCCCGACATCCTGCATGCCGCCGGGTTGTCCAAGGCGCGGGTGCTGGTCGCGGCGATGGATGACAATGACGCGGTCACCAAGCTGGTCAAATACGCCCGCTCCGAAAGGCCTGAGCTGCATATCATTGCCCGCGCCTATGATCGCAGCCATGTCTACGGCCTGTTCCGCGCCGGTGCGGATGACATCGTGCGCGAGACGTTTGACAGTTCCGTGCGCGCCGGTCGCTATGTGCTGGAAAACATCGGGTTGACGAATTTCGAAGCGGCCGAGGCCGCCAAGATCTTTTACCAGCATGACCGCATGACCATGCGCGAACTGGCCGAGCTTTGGGATCCCGACACGCCCACCAAGCAGAACGCCGAATATATCGCCCGCTCCAACGAACTTGAAAAGGACCTTGAAGCGGCGCTGCTGGCGCGGCTGTCCCCGAACGAGGACGACGCCGCCTGA
- the cobT gene encoding nicotinate-nucleotide--dimethylbenzimidazole phosphoribosyltransferase produces MTPDFTSLAEFRSLLAEAPGPDAAAQQAAGARNAQLTKPAGSLGRLEDLAIWYAGWQGAERPALNRPQVLIFAGNHGVTARGISAFPPEVTVQMVANFKVGGAAINQLAAVAGAELTVHALDLDRPTRDFCEAPAMNEDELLAALRCGWDAVDPQADLLVTGEMGIGNTTSAAAIALALFGGEAADWVGRGTGLDDSGVARKAAVVTDAVALHHPGTGLETLRCLGGREIVAMAGAMARARVLGIPVLLDGFICCAAAACLAAESPTALDHAVAGHASAESAHPALLEKLGKPPLLGLGLRLGEGSGAALAIPLIRAAIACLSGMATFAEAGVADG; encoded by the coding sequence ATGACCCCGGACTTTACCTCGCTCGCCGAATTTCGCAGCCTTCTGGCGGAGGCTCCGGGCCCGGATGCCGCCGCGCAACAGGCGGCGGGTGCGCGCAATGCGCAGCTGACCAAACCCGCCGGATCGCTTGGCAGGCTTGAGGATCTGGCGATCTGGTACGCTGGCTGGCAGGGCGCCGAGCGTCCGGCGCTGAACCGGCCTCAGGTGCTGATCTTTGCAGGGAATCACGGGGTAACCGCGCGCGGTATTTCGGCATTTCCGCCGGAGGTGACGGTGCAGATGGTGGCGAATTTCAAGGTAGGTGGCGCAGCGATCAACCAGTTGGCGGCGGTTGCAGGCGCGGAACTGACCGTGCATGCGCTGGATCTCGACCGACCCACGCGGGATTTCTGCGAAGCCCCGGCGATGAACGAAGATGAACTGCTTGCAGCCCTGCGCTGCGGCTGGGACGCCGTCGACCCGCAGGCCGACCTGCTGGTGACGGGGGAAATGGGCATCGGCAACACGACCTCGGCCGCCGCCATCGCCCTGGCGCTGTTCGGCGGAGAGGCCGCTGATTGGGTCGGGCGCGGCACGGGTCTGGATGACAGCGGCGTGGCGCGCAAGGCCGCCGTGGTGACTGACGCCGTTGCCCTGCATCACCCCGGGACCGGTCTGGAAACGCTCCGGTGTCTGGGAGGGCGTGAAATCGTGGCGATGGCCGGGGCGATGGCGCGGGCGCGGGTACTGGGCATTCCGGTGCTGCTCGATGGCTTCATCTGCTGCGCCGCGGCCGCCTGCCTTGCGGCGGAAAGCCCGACGGCGCTGGATCACGCGGTTGCCGGTCACGCCAGCGCCGAAAGCGCGCATCCCGCGCTGCTGGAAAAGCTCGGCAAGCCGCCGCTTCTGGGCCTTGGTCTGCGCCTTGGCGAAGGGTCGGGGGCCGCGCTGGCGATCCCGCTGATCCGCGCTGCGATTGCCTGCCTGTCCGGTATGGCCACCTTTGCCGAAGCGGGTGTTGCCGACGGATAG